One window from the genome of Treponema sp. OMZ 838 encodes:
- a CDS encoding toxin TcdB middle/N-terminal domain-containing protein → MKRIKEALAGIVKKAVFTVYLFTVIAPTGVYGQGRREGSRGVKREASELVAQKVIGEEGGVLEAEGVRFVIPRGAVEEATKITISRLYEVAEGGEVKNVTAGFGGWRFLPKGMKFKKACELSLEYDERIEAEYAEEIYTYYYDEKEKRWVALERKRVDEEGKRIESYTDHFTDMINGTLSLPESPEPVRVNLNSIKELKAADAAGGIEGIEGLQGGSEGSAAFGIKLKVPEGVKGMAPELSLRYASGSGWGLLGKGWSLGGIESISIDTRFGLPEYNGKDTYLVEGSRVRYEGGAWIKEQEQRYERIANGWVEGRGVSENYFEVTGKDGGVKIYGKERWSGKGAGAKYIYYLDRERDSFGNEVQYVYKKETGAEGEEVLLEQVIYGKERDRKVTIAYEGRGDTRIDGRGKYVRKESKRIASIEMSVGGRAIRAYGFEYRENEMGESLLERIAVKGEGEAAGYGYEFGYEQAETDERGRIKVFGETEGWERSGSIAESVHISGGGSGSGGAGVNFGGAVSISGGMTASAGSGSGHSKRNFVDVTGDGIADIVEWKKGEIRIYEGKKRSDGKIGYERAEYFDGKALKGLYLSENEDWNWSVGGKVDINVGIRDVNAGTGRGLTKQWSRGESKSEFTDVNRDGYVDFVSKGRYYENDRGRGFKEGVGLQGVEKVGLGVSEAEKREAEKGHYFQEGVQAWRSAVSGKVEIGVEVKEIGAGQLSVWKGTNKEGVKIGECREKKAYVFTEAVRRGEYIYFATETDNKAEIGESVKAGIRIRYSEYQRDELLGAHIAYQLPERLTVAQIDETWKRYYEADPGGSGEWKLKAGNYVTRLDEEAIEKILEKGYYTYIGSEIGKDAFEAFYNGLGTDTAKESLKKSMEYDGGFEQYVYDGQESGATLNSDVIKKMSEAEQKEAAGYKNVDGGVKYPLYYEDGKAYYRDRLTLKTNSEREKGARGYEDTEGIAVGAINGKTYRLGKEGGTLVLYEQGKRKEEAIITKEGDTVKAVVDGRNKTGYEFSIVLEGRTLGKIISEQEYEKGMGDIVERGIEYRISRVEGLSEAAYEKIKDKTVIKNAQMVAIGTLYEKAGNKRRLKESEGALVIQAIAEALKEARSGIKVIIEQREAGEVRIREVGVFTAEEKEAIGREYFEAIGSLYQIKSGIGEAERAQLEKKLKRYESEAYDFPYFTYDGAKKEYRTTKEHLEKEEVRKFLAYVESYYYEEVGVVVEYPQESRYPVRDGKIAIVKIQGGQVVTVEEEIAVYRGNENYESGKYEGTAGIEGFNRHERMYGGGKRWYYGLYSRWGEQKFSIASLFAPNEYDESAAYKDENVAERKKQNIKESQKNGEEEKNKFAKTLKENGNEEAIGETVKAEVMQKIQEGVTLGGYIPVQRYQTYVKKGQESEPKGEAPKKERRSGLVFSKESLIGAFASTSENGFDREGEVSSTIHYYAAYIDNEVLHSSRITGGAYKNLPWVKDGGFALSANESSSFDKTLEAHAGVSVASINASVGFNKGESKQVQSYQDIDGDGYPDIVKTSSGGLSVQYGNAEGVFQKKKGGIQGGALSTNSNESKVFGAGIGLSGSVGVIRDTEGRVKSITLEPAGSTPHGASVNEGVNYSRGWQQQTGGLVDINGDGLPDYQTAAGAKLNLGEEFRAVGAWQAVNVSEGSVKSGGGNFGIGVSAGAKANYGGGNLGVNVNISQTATESLIADINGDGLPDVLKVKEDGSYAVKLNYGAGFDGKEKTIEIRNIEGAEYAAYYNRVVADLVGTSEKIQVPYRPENMNKSTERSEIEKLLQIPKALEFNTSQSVGVSGGLSGQIGFLVWVGIFITCNFSGGVNGTYSKSEVSLRLFDVDGDGLADRVFNIGGSDKLYVQRNKLGKVGLLKTIHLPTGGSYEIEYQRVGNTRELPQSKYVLSSVTMNSGLQSKSGNIQSYRTTYTYKDGYYDRKAKEFYGFKTVKAVTGTGKTSETEYYIDAYYRKGMVKKETVSHNGIVYSIKEYETDEVPHARVKREWNTIREGYRSIQTESDYRYDRYGNVTELDDKGDVSRSDDDIIARIRYWDSADERRYFKAHPERIEVLDGKSGRLLRKREGRYDNNTGAITELKQYISSGTSLTYTIDWDEKGNIKTLISPTGKKVSYRYQDGIYPVKITEEGSKGGTPYESTLLWDSALGVKLEETDSAGNTMKYRYDGFGRVTEVKSPYDTGNVPYAKYEYHTPSSSFWYTVTANKLTTKATDKAVMKTIVMHDGLGRALYTAKEGEVYREGTAGETNVGWNISGATYYDEAGRKIKEGMPFFYGGDLPNELANKAVYASVEQFYELNDFTKLRNETVYTYDGIDRVIKTLLPDGSEQKNEYAIENSLQVTTATDPLENKSVTKKDARGNIREVERRDKANNILTKGRYEYSVLGEMLRAYDANENIVSVTYDLLGRKVALESKDTGRKEWRYDSKGLLEAESDSLLRSKLSEIQYVYDGFDRLIKIDYPFSEDVTYEYGEAGQVGAGEIIRKKDESGEIRYKYGKLSEVVEETRTIKRYEALSEPETATFTYRSDYLGRMQTMKYPDGETITYTYDKGGQLKGVSGVKNTVKGSETYSYIDTIVYDEHGQRVYIKYGNGVETRYRYDDKRRWLKDIETRNKQTDEVFQKITYSFDKVGNVLGYSNDASVYETSQSYSYDNLYQLIGVEGTSNQYKAIKSFGSTPVNVAKYKQDFAFDGIGNMTKKSSTTNLPGARGNAYPKAELDYSLDYEYDPAYAHRLVHAGNRYYRYDANGNITAEKDGPFTEDDEFIFTYSYDPDTDVYGADYGFGLDAPKETEETRPENLFAYRRNYTWNEKNQLTKSSDRTYTVHYRYGEDGQRALKYTEEGRSETLYFNNFYTIHIPVQDKNNPQGLRVHKHIFVGNSRLVTAMTHTDNNGDNAEQREKRYYYHSDHLGSAQFVTDWRGKQYEHIEYTPYGELWIEEVAAGLDKLPFRFTGKEMDEETGLYYYGARYLDPKYSRWLSGDPALGDYVPAAGTDPSKLAGMGGVYNTVNLHLYHYAGNNPVKFLDPTGLYDEENGYTKQEIKDFKNMSVKDQLAYLKSEVGSVKKGTTAAGAKAGFMRTQLKNNMKLHGLFFSMSGDEKFMNEDLRSFLNLNSEGKNEYSRADMEKGGWFQMIPYLGDNEHQRNQNGGRNVKFCNTDGREAIFDAQDNYIGTEIDSSTYNYGYVSRFNPICITLGSTHGQYDMKPFFRQTGTKPFYWSMSVGSNYGFNSR, encoded by the coding sequence ATGAAAAGAATAAAAGAAGCCTTGGCAGGGATAGTGAAGAAAGCAGTATTTACGGTCTACCTTTTTACGGTGATAGCGCCGACGGGTGTGTACGGACAGGGGCGGAGAGAAGGGTCGCGCGGCGTGAAGAGAGAAGCAAGCGAGCTCGTAGCGCAAAAGGTCATTGGGGAAGAGGGAGGCGTGTTAGAGGCGGAAGGAGTGAGATTTGTTATTCCTCGCGGAGCAGTGGAAGAGGCAACAAAGATAACGATTAGCCGACTGTATGAAGTAGCAGAGGGAGGAGAAGTAAAGAACGTAACGGCAGGCTTTGGCGGATGGCGGTTTTTACCGAAGGGGATGAAGTTTAAAAAAGCGTGTGAGCTATCGCTTGAGTACGACGAGCGGATAGAAGCAGAATACGCGGAAGAGATATACACGTACTATTACGATGAGAAAGAGAAGCGGTGGGTTGCATTAGAGCGAAAGAGAGTCGATGAGGAAGGGAAGCGGATCGAATCGTATACGGATCATTTTACGGATATGATCAACGGGACATTGAGTTTACCGGAGAGCCCTGAACCGGTGCGTGTGAACTTAAACAGCATCAAGGAATTAAAAGCGGCGGATGCGGCAGGCGGGATAGAGGGAATAGAAGGATTACAAGGGGGAAGTGAAGGAAGCGCGGCGTTCGGTATAAAGCTCAAAGTACCGGAAGGAGTGAAAGGGATGGCACCTGAGCTGTCGTTACGCTATGCGAGCGGAAGCGGCTGGGGACTATTAGGGAAGGGATGGAGTTTAGGAGGAATAGAAAGCATAAGCATCGACACGCGGTTTGGCTTACCTGAGTATAACGGGAAGGATACGTACCTAGTGGAAGGCAGCCGTGTGAGGTATGAAGGGGGAGCGTGGATAAAGGAGCAGGAGCAGCGGTATGAACGGATAGCAAACGGCTGGGTCGAAGGGAGAGGAGTAAGTGAAAATTACTTTGAGGTAACGGGAAAAGACGGAGGGGTAAAGATATACGGGAAAGAAAGGTGGAGCGGCAAAGGAGCAGGTGCAAAATATATTTATTATTTGGATCGGGAGAGAGACAGCTTCGGAAACGAGGTACAGTATGTGTACAAGAAGGAAACCGGAGCAGAGGGTGAAGAGGTACTTCTTGAACAGGTTATCTACGGAAAAGAGAGAGATCGAAAGGTAACCATAGCGTATGAAGGAAGAGGAGATACGCGGATAGACGGACGGGGAAAGTATGTGAGGAAAGAGAGTAAGCGGATAGCGAGCATCGAGATGAGCGTCGGTGGGCGGGCGATAAGAGCATACGGCTTTGAATATAGAGAGAATGAGATGGGAGAGAGCCTTCTTGAAAGGATAGCAGTGAAGGGAGAAGGAGAAGCAGCGGGGTATGGGTATGAATTCGGGTATGAGCAAGCAGAGACGGATGAGAGGGGAAGGATAAAAGTATTCGGAGAGACGGAAGGGTGGGAAAGAAGCGGGAGCATAGCGGAAAGCGTACACATAAGCGGAGGAGGAAGCGGCAGCGGAGGAGCGGGAGTGAACTTTGGAGGCGCCGTGTCGATATCGGGAGGCATGACCGCTTCTGCCGGAAGCGGGAGTGGGCATAGTAAGCGGAATTTTGTGGATGTAACTGGAGACGGGATAGCGGACATTGTGGAGTGGAAGAAAGGGGAAATAAGGATATATGAAGGGAAAAAACGCAGCGACGGAAAGATAGGATATGAGAGGGCTGAGTACTTTGACGGGAAGGCTTTAAAGGGGCTTTATTTAAGTGAGAATGAGGATTGGAACTGGAGCGTCGGCGGGAAGGTAGACATCAATGTTGGAATCAGGGATGTAAATGCCGGAACGGGTAGGGGATTAACGAAGCAGTGGAGCCGCGGGGAGAGCAAAAGCGAATTTACGGATGTGAATCGGGACGGATATGTGGATTTTGTGTCGAAGGGAAGATACTACGAAAACGATAGGGGAAGGGGCTTTAAAGAAGGAGTCGGTTTACAGGGAGTGGAGAAAGTAGGGCTGGGGGTTAGTGAAGCAGAGAAGAGGGAAGCGGAAAAAGGGCATTATTTTCAAGAAGGGGTACAAGCGTGGCGGAGTGCGGTCAGCGGGAAAGTTGAGATAGGAGTAGAAGTAAAAGAAATAGGGGCAGGACAGTTAAGCGTGTGGAAGGGGACGAATAAAGAAGGAGTGAAGATCGGAGAATGCAGGGAAAAGAAGGCGTATGTTTTTACAGAAGCGGTGAGACGGGGCGAATATATTTATTTTGCGACGGAAACGGATAACAAGGCAGAAATCGGAGAGAGCGTCAAAGCGGGGATACGGATACGGTACAGCGAATACCAAAGAGATGAGTTACTGGGAGCGCATATAGCGTACCAGCTGCCTGAAAGGCTCACTGTTGCGCAGATTGATGAAACATGGAAAAGATACTATGAAGCAGATCCCGGGGGAAGCGGGGAGTGGAAACTTAAAGCGGGGAATTACGTTACGCGGCTTGATGAGGAAGCGATAGAAAAGATACTGGAAAAAGGGTATTACACATACATCGGCAGTGAGATAGGAAAAGATGCCTTTGAAGCATTTTATAACGGACTGGGAACAGATACTGCAAAAGAAAGCCTAAAAAAGAGTATGGAATACGACGGGGGCTTTGAACAGTATGTGTACGACGGGCAAGAGAGCGGCGCTACACTGAACAGTGATGTAATCAAAAAGATGAGTGAAGCCGAGCAAAAAGAAGCGGCAGGGTATAAAAACGTTGACGGAGGCGTGAAGTACCCGCTGTATTATGAGGATGGGAAAGCCTACTACCGCGATAGGCTGACCTTGAAAACGAATAGCGAGCGGGAAAAAGGAGCGCGAGGTTACGAAGATACGGAAGGGATAGCAGTAGGAGCAATCAACGGGAAGACGTACCGGCTGGGCAAGGAAGGAGGAACGCTTGTTCTGTATGAGCAGGGAAAGAGAAAAGAAGAAGCGATTATAACGAAAGAGGGTGATACGGTAAAGGCGGTAGTGGATGGGCGGAATAAAACAGGGTATGAGTTTTCGATTGTGCTTGAGGGGAGAACACTCGGGAAGATAATCAGTGAGCAAGAATATGAGAAAGGGATGGGCGATATTGTCGAGCGCGGTATCGAATATCGTATCAGCCGGGTAGAAGGCTTGAGTGAAGCTGCGTATGAGAAGATAAAGGATAAAACAGTTATCAAAAACGCCCAAATGGTTGCGATCGGAACGCTGTATGAGAAAGCGGGAAATAAGCGGCGGCTAAAGGAAAGTGAAGGAGCCCTCGTTATACAAGCGATAGCAGAGGCGTTAAAAGAAGCGCGGAGCGGGATTAAAGTTATTATCGAGCAGAGAGAAGCAGGAGAGGTACGGATACGGGAGGTTGGGGTATTCACAGCGGAAGAGAAAGAGGCAATTGGAAGAGAGTATTTTGAAGCGATTGGAAGCTTGTATCAAATAAAGAGCGGGATAGGAGAAGCTGAACGTGCGCAGCTAGAGAAGAAGCTGAAGCGGTATGAAAGTGAGGCGTATGATTTTCCATACTTTACGTATGATGGGGCAAAGAAAGAATACCGGACAACAAAAGAGCACCTTGAGAAAGAAGAAGTGAGGAAGTTTTTAGCGTATGTAGAAAGCTATTATTACGAGGAAGTGGGGGTGGTAGTAGAGTACCCGCAGGAGAGCCGGTATCCGGTACGAGACGGGAAGATAGCAATAGTGAAGATACAAGGGGGGCAGGTCGTAACAGTCGAGGAAGAGATAGCTGTGTACCGAGGAAATGAGAACTATGAAAGCGGGAAGTATGAAGGGACTGCCGGCATAGAAGGCTTTAACCGGCATGAGCGGATGTATGGCGGAGGGAAGCGGTGGTATTACGGACTGTATTCGAGGTGGGGGGAACAAAAGTTCAGTATTGCTTCTCTTTTTGCACCGAATGAGTATGATGAAAGCGCGGCCTATAAAGACGAGAATGTTGCTGAACGAAAGAAGCAAAATATTAAAGAGAGCCAGAAAAATGGTGAAGAAGAGAAAAATAAGTTTGCCAAGACGCTGAAAGAGAATGGAAACGAGGAAGCGATTGGAGAGACGGTAAAAGCAGAAGTAATGCAGAAGATACAGGAAGGGGTGACACTGGGCGGGTATATTCCGGTGCAGAGATATCAAACATACGTAAAGAAAGGTCAGGAGAGCGAACCGAAAGGAGAAGCGCCGAAGAAGGAAAGGAGAAGCGGACTTGTTTTTTCAAAAGAAAGCCTTATCGGAGCGTTTGCGAGCACGAGTGAAAACGGTTTTGATAGAGAGGGAGAAGTTTCGAGCACCATTCATTACTATGCAGCGTATATTGATAATGAAGTGCTGCACTCAAGCCGGATCACCGGGGGGGCATACAAAAACCTGCCGTGGGTAAAGGACGGAGGCTTTGCCCTTTCCGCGAACGAGAGCAGTAGTTTTGATAAAACACTCGAAGCACACGCGGGTGTGTCAGTCGCATCGATCAATGCCAGTGTCGGTTTTAATAAGGGAGAAAGTAAGCAGGTACAAAGCTATCAAGACATCGATGGGGATGGGTACCCTGATATAGTAAAAACAAGCAGCGGAGGCCTGAGCGTCCAGTACGGGAATGCAGAAGGAGTCTTTCAGAAGAAGAAAGGAGGTATACAGGGAGGAGCACTGTCGACTAATAGTAATGAATCGAAAGTATTTGGAGCGGGTATAGGGCTTTCAGGATCGGTCGGGGTAATCAGAGATACTGAAGGGAGAGTTAAAAGCATTACACTGGAACCGGCCGGTTCGACACCGCATGGCGCGAGTGTGAATGAGGGAGTAAACTATTCCAGAGGCTGGCAGCAGCAGACAGGTGGATTAGTAGACATAAACGGAGATGGGCTACCCGATTACCAAACGGCAGCAGGAGCGAAGCTAAACCTTGGAGAAGAATTTAGAGCGGTAGGGGCGTGGCAGGCAGTGAACGTATCGGAAGGAAGCGTTAAAAGCGGCGGGGGAAACTTCGGCATAGGAGTGAGTGCCGGGGCGAAGGCGAATTATGGCGGAGGAAACCTAGGGGTCAACGTGAATATCAGCCAGACGGCCACAGAATCCCTTATAGCAGACATCAACGGAGACGGGTTACCGGACGTATTAAAAGTAAAGGAAGACGGCAGCTATGCCGTCAAACTGAACTATGGAGCAGGCTTTGACGGGAAAGAAAAGACAATAGAGATACGGAATATCGAAGGGGCAGAGTACGCTGCGTATTATAACCGTGTAGTGGCGGATCTTGTGGGGACATCCGAGAAGATACAGGTACCGTACCGGCCGGAAAATATGAATAAGAGTACCGAAAGAAGTGAAATAGAAAAGTTATTACAGATACCGAAAGCATTGGAGTTTAACACAAGCCAAAGTGTGGGAGTCTCCGGAGGATTATCGGGACAGATAGGGTTTCTTGTGTGGGTAGGGATTTTTATTACCTGTAACTTTTCAGGTGGAGTGAATGGAACCTATAGCAAAAGCGAAGTGAGCTTACGCCTCTTTGACGTAGACGGGGACGGCCTCGCCGACAGGGTCTTCAACATCGGAGGCTCCGATAAGCTGTATGTACAGCGGAACAAGTTAGGGAAAGTAGGACTATTAAAAACGATACACCTTCCGACCGGCGGCAGCTATGAGATAGAGTATCAAAGAGTAGGGAACACACGGGAGCTGCCGCAGAGTAAGTATGTGCTAAGCAGCGTCACAATGAACTCAGGGCTGCAGAGTAAGAGCGGAAACATACAATCGTACCGCACAACCTACACCTACAAAGACGGCTACTATGACCGCAAAGCAAAAGAGTTCTACGGGTTTAAGACGGTAAAAGCAGTAACGGGAACGGGAAAGACGAGCGAGACGGAGTATTACATTGATGCCTATTACCGCAAAGGGATGGTAAAAAAAGAGACGGTCAGCCATAACGGCATCGTTTATTCGATAAAAGAGTATGAAACGGATGAAGTCCCCCATGCACGGGTAAAGCGAGAGTGGAACACCATACGGGAAGGATACCGGTCGATACAAACGGAAAGCGATTATCGCTATGATCGATACGGTAACGTTACGGAGCTGGACGACAAGGGAGACGTCAGTAGAAGCGACGACGACATCATTGCCCGAATACGGTATTGGGACAGTGCCGATGAGCGGCGCTACTTTAAAGCGCACCCCGAACGGATAGAAGTGCTGGACGGCAAGAGCGGCAGGTTATTGCGGAAACGCGAAGGACGCTACGATAATAACACCGGTGCGATAACGGAACTAAAGCAATACATCTCAAGCGGCACGAGTCTTACCTACACGATAGACTGGGATGAGAAGGGAAACATTAAGACCCTGATAAGTCCCACAGGCAAGAAGGTAAGCTACCGCTACCAAGATGGGATATACCCGGTTAAAATAACGGAAGAAGGCAGTAAAGGCGGCACTCCGTACGAGAGTACGCTCCTGTGGGACAGTGCCTTAGGAGTAAAACTTGAAGAAACCGACAGCGCGGGTAACACCATGAAGTACCGCTACGACGGGTTCGGCCGCGTAACGGAAGTGAAAAGCCCTTACGATACCGGAAACGTACCTTACGCAAAGTACGAGTACCATACCCCTTCATCTTCTTTCTGGTACACGGTAACGGCAAATAAGCTGACTACCAAAGCAACGGACAAAGCCGTGATGAAAACGATAGTCATGCACGACGGCTTAGGCCGCGCCCTCTACACCGCGAAAGAAGGGGAAGTGTACCGAGAAGGAACCGCCGGAGAAACGAATGTCGGCTGGAATATATCAGGCGCAACCTACTACGATGAGGCGGGAAGAAAGATAAAAGAAGGAATGCCGTTCTTCTATGGCGGCGATTTACCGAATGAACTTGCCAACAAAGCCGTCTACGCAAGCGTCGAACAGTTCTATGAGCTGAACGACTTTACCAAGCTCCGCAACGAAACGGTATACACCTACGACGGCATAGACCGAGTAATAAAAACATTGTTGCCGGACGGAAGCGAACAGAAAAACGAGTACGCAATAGAAAACAGCCTACAGGTAACAACCGCAACCGACCCGCTTGAGAATAAGAGCGTTACGAAAAAAGACGCGCGCGGAAACATCCGCGAAGTCGAACGAAGGGACAAGGCAAACAACATCCTCACCAAAGGCAGATATGAATACTCTGTATTGGGCGAAATGCTTCGCGCATACGATGCGAACGAAAACATTGTCTCGGTAACATACGACCTGTTAGGGAGAAAAGTAGCCTTAGAAAGCAAAGACACCGGAAGGAAAGAATGGCGCTATGATAGCAAAGGCCTCCTTGAAGCGGAATCGGATTCACTGCTGCGTAGTAAACTCAGTGAGATACAGTACGTCTATGACGGTTTTGACCGGCTTATAAAGATAGACTACCCGTTTAGTGAAGACGTAACCTATGAATACGGCGAAGCAGGGCAAGTGGGTGCCGGAGAGATAATCCGCAAAAAAGATGAGAGCGGAGAGATACGCTACAAGTACGGGAAGTTAAGCGAAGTTGTAGAAGAGACACGAACGATTAAGCGTTACGAGGCGTTAAGCGAACCGGAAACGGCAACCTTTACCTACCGCTCCGACTACCTCGGCCGTATGCAGACCATGAAGTACCCCGATGGGGAGACCATTACCTATACCTACGACAAAGGCGGACAGCTCAAAGGCGTAAGCGGTGTAAAAAACACGGTAAAAGGAAGTGAAACCTATTCCTATATTGATACGATTGTCTATGACGAACACGGGCAGAGAGTCTACATCAAATACGGAAACGGCGTAGAGACCCGCTACCGCTATGACGACAAACGGCGGTGGCTGAAAGACATAGAGACGAGAAATAAGCAAACAGACGAGGTGTTCCAGAAAATCACCTATAGTTTTGACAAAGTCGGGAACGTCTTAGGCTACAGCAATGACGCAAGCGTGTACGAGACGAGCCAAAGTTACTCATACGACAACCTCTACCAACTTATCGGAGTAGAGGGGACAAGCAACCAATACAAAGCGATAAAAAGCTTTGGAAGCACACCGGTCAATGTCGCAAAATACAAGCAAGACTTTGCCTTTGACGGCATCGGAAACATGACAAAGAAGTCCAGTACCACAAACCTCCCCGGCGCCCGCGGTAACGCCTACCCGAAAGCAGAGCTTGACTACAGTCTTGATTACGAATACGACCCGGCCTATGCACACCGGCTCGTACACGCCGGAAACCGCTACTACCGCTATGATGCGAACGGCAACATCACGGCAGAAAAAGACGGCCCCTTTACCGAGGATGATGAGTTTATCTTTACCTACAGCTACGACCCTGACACCGACGTATACGGCGCCGACTACGGCTTCGGCCTTGACGCCCCGAAGGAGACAGAAGAGACGCGTCCTGAAAACCTATTTGCATACCGCCGTAACTACACGTGGAATGAGAAGAATCAGTTAACGAAGTCAAGCGATCGTACGTACACCGTACACTACCGCTACGGTGAGGACGGGCAGCGAGCGCTCAAGTATACAGAAGAGGGACGTTCTGAAACGCTCTACTTTAATAACTTCTACACGATACACATCCCCGTGCAAGACAAAAACAATCCGCAGGGCTTGCGAGTGCATAAGCACATCTTTGTGGGTAACTCACGTCTTGTAACGGCAATGACACACACCGACAACAACGGAGATAATGCAGAGCAACGGGAGAAGCGCTACTACTACCATTCAGACCACTTAGGCAGCGCGCAGTTTGTAACCGACTGGAGAGGTAAACAATACGAGCACATCGAATACACACCTTACGGGGAACTGTGGATAGAAGAAGTAGCTGCGGGGTTAGACAAACTGCCGTTCAGGTTTACCGGCAAGGAGATGGATGAGGAGACGGGCTTATACTATTACGGAGCGCGCTACTTAGACCCGAAGTATAGTAGATGGTTGAGTGGAGACCCGGCGTTGGGAGACTACGTCCCAGCTGCAGGCACTGATCCGTCAAAGCTTGCGGGAATGGGCGGCGTATATAATACGGTCAATTTACATCTCTATCATTATGCGGGGAATAATCCTGTGAAATTCCTAGATCCGACAGGATTATATGATGAAGAAAACGGATATACAAAACAAGAGATAAAAGATTTTAAAAATATGAGTGTAAAAGATCAATTGGCTTATTTAAAAAGTGAAGTTGGTAGTGTAAAAAAAGGAACAACAGCAGCTGGTGCAAAGGCTGGATTTATGCGAACTCAACTAAAAAATAATATGAAATTACATGGATTGTTTTTTAGTATGTCTGGTGATGAAAAATTTATGAATGAGGATTTACGTTCATTTTTGAATCTGAATTCAGAGGGTAAAAATGAATATTCAAGAGCAGATATGGAAAAAGGTGGATGGTTTCAAATGATTCCATATCTGGGAGATAATGAACATCAGCGTAATCAAAATGGTGGAAGAAATGTAAAATTCTGCAATACAGATGGACGTGAAGCTATTTTCGATGCACAAGACAATTATATTGGAACAGAAATAGATTCTTCAACATATAATTATGGCTATGTTTCACGATTTAATCCAATATGTATAACATTAGGAAGTACCCATGGACAATATGATATGAAGCCGTTCTTCCGCCAAACTGGTACTAAACCATTTTATTGGAGCATGAGCGTTGGTTCTAATTATGGATTTAATTCAAGGTAA